A single genomic interval of Spirosoma linguale DSM 74 harbors:
- a CDS encoding peptide chain release factor 1 (TIGRFAM: peptide chain release factor 1~PFAM: Class I peptide chain release factor; PCRF domain protein~KEGG: dal:Dalk_5213 peptide chain release factor 1) translates to MLDQLEAIRERFNEVAQQIVQPEAVSDQKRFMKLSKEYKDLEKIVVQYQAYQQLLEEIDNAKKIIATEKDEDFREMAKGELDELLPRRETLEETLKEMLMPKDPNDSKNVILEIRGGTGGDEAAIFAGDIFRMYQRFCEKMGWRMSLVDFTEGTSGGYKEIITEIEGEDVYGKLKFESGVHRVQRVPATETQGRIHTSAASVAVLPEAEEVDVEINMNDIRKDTFCSSGAGGQSVNTTYSAVRLTHIPTGLVVQCQDERSQLKNFDKALTVLRSRLYEIELQKHNDAIASQRKTMVGSGDRSDKIRTYNYPQSRVTDHRIGLTVYNLPSVMDGGIGEFIEQLRIAENAERLKEGATV, encoded by the coding sequence ATGCTTGATCAGTTAGAAGCCATCCGTGAACGCTTCAACGAAGTAGCCCAACAAATCGTGCAGCCCGAAGCCGTTTCGGACCAAAAGCGCTTCATGAAGTTGAGCAAGGAATATAAGGACCTCGAAAAAATCGTCGTGCAATACCAGGCCTACCAGCAACTGCTCGAAGAGATCGATAATGCAAAGAAAATCATCGCGACCGAAAAGGACGAAGATTTTCGGGAAATGGCCAAAGGTGAACTGGACGAGTTGCTGCCCCGGCGCGAAACGCTGGAGGAAACCCTCAAAGAAATGCTGATGCCGAAAGACCCGAATGACAGTAAGAACGTCATTCTCGAAATTCGGGGTGGAACCGGGGGCGATGAAGCGGCCATTTTTGCGGGCGATATTTTCCGTATGTACCAACGGTTCTGCGAAAAAATGGGCTGGCGCATGTCGCTGGTCGATTTCACTGAAGGCACTTCCGGCGGTTATAAAGAGATTATCACCGAAATTGAAGGTGAAGACGTATACGGCAAGCTGAAGTTCGAATCGGGAGTTCACCGGGTACAGCGCGTACCGGCTACCGAAACCCAGGGCCGGATTCATACCTCGGCCGCCAGCGTAGCCGTGCTGCCCGAAGCAGAAGAAGTAGACGTGGAAATTAACATGAACGACATTCGCAAGGACACGTTCTGTTCGTCGGGAGCGGGTGGTCAGTCCGTAAACACCACCTATTCGGCCGTTCGACTGACTCACATTCCAACGGGGCTGGTCGTACAGTGTCAGGATGAACGTTCGCAGTTGAAGAACTTCGATAAAGCCCTTACGGTGTTGCGGTCACGGCTGTACGAAATCGAGTTGCAGAAGCACAACGACGCCATTGCATCGCAGCGCAAAACGATGGTGGGCAGTGGCGACCGTTCCGACAAGATCAGAACTTACAATTACCCCCAAAGCCGCGTAACGGATCACCGTATCGGCCTTACGGTCTATAACCTGCCTTCCGTGATGGATGGCGGCATCGGCGAATTTATCGAGCAACTCCGCATCGCTGAAAACGCTGAGCGATTGAAAGAAGGCGCAACAGTGTAA
- a CDS encoding sulfatase (PFAM: sulfatase~KEGG: swd:Swoo_3660 sulfatase), whose amino-acid sequence MPGFTKWSVVTGIIGCVLICIGMASRPAQQPPNIVYILADDLGYGDVSVYNPAGKIATPNIDKLAAQGMRFTDAHSPSGVCTPTRYSLLTGRYPWRSRLPVGVLRGYSRTLIEADRPTVASLLKGNGYQTAVIGKWHLGLDWVPKKGSESLLASAEYGIQSEMDPAVIDFSQNPAHGPNTIGFDYSYVLPASLDMPPYCYLENHKLTELPTGYTKGNKIESGYAGPFWREGSMAPSFDFHGVLPRFVEEAVGFLNRQTAKKPFFLYLPLAAPHTPWMPTKDYTGKSKAGEYGDFVQQVDATVGEVLAALEKTGLAGNTLVVFTSDNGPYWRDDYVKRFDHRAAGGFRGMKGDAFEGGHRIPFIVRWPGKVKAGTVSQATTTLANLTATCREILGKTNPNQDDSYSILSVLAGKTRDVPNQPAVVHSSSIGFFAIRKGDWKLIEGLGSGGFTEPKEIKPKAGEPVGQLYNLATDQLETTNMYQQHPEKVKELTDLLAKIKEGKEQYK is encoded by the coding sequence ATGCCCGGATTTACTAAATGGAGTGTTGTCACCGGCATCATCGGCTGTGTGCTGATTTGTATCGGCATGGCTTCCCGGCCCGCTCAGCAACCACCCAACATCGTTTACATTCTGGCCGATGACTTAGGATATGGCGACGTGTCGGTCTATAACCCGGCGGGAAAGATTGCCACGCCCAATATTGACAAACTGGCCGCGCAGGGTATGCGCTTTACCGATGCGCACTCGCCTTCGGGTGTGTGTACGCCTACCCGGTACTCCCTGCTGACGGGTCGTTATCCATGGCGTAGTCGTTTACCCGTGGGCGTTTTGCGCGGCTACAGCCGAACATTGATCGAAGCGGATCGCCCGACGGTGGCCTCATTGCTGAAAGGTAATGGGTATCAAACGGCGGTCATCGGCAAATGGCATCTGGGTCTCGACTGGGTTCCAAAAAAAGGCAGTGAGTCGTTGCTGGCGTCGGCGGAGTATGGCATCCAATCGGAGATGGACCCGGCGGTGATCGATTTCTCGCAGAATCCAGCGCATGGGCCTAATACAATAGGGTTCGATTATTCGTACGTGTTGCCCGCTTCGCTCGATATGCCGCCTTACTGTTACCTGGAAAATCATAAACTGACCGAGTTACCCACTGGCTACACTAAAGGTAATAAAATAGAGTCGGGCTACGCGGGTCCTTTCTGGCGCGAAGGCAGTATGGCTCCTTCCTTCGATTTTCATGGCGTACTACCCCGATTTGTTGAGGAAGCGGTTGGTTTTCTGAACCGACAAACGGCAAAAAAACCATTCTTTCTGTATTTGCCACTGGCGGCCCCGCACACGCCCTGGATGCCGACTAAAGACTATACGGGCAAATCGAAAGCGGGTGAGTACGGCGATTTCGTGCAGCAGGTCGATGCAACAGTGGGGGAGGTGTTGGCGGCTCTCGAAAAAACGGGACTGGCTGGCAATACACTCGTTGTTTTTACCAGTGATAACGGACCGTATTGGCGGGATGATTACGTGAAGCGTTTCGACCACAGGGCCGCTGGCGGGTTCCGGGGGATGAAAGGCGATGCGTTCGAAGGGGGGCACCGCATTCCGTTTATCGTCCGCTGGCCGGGTAAAGTGAAAGCTGGAACGGTGAGCCAGGCCACCACAACGCTGGCTAATCTGACCGCTACATGCAGGGAAATTCTGGGTAAGACTAACCCCAACCAGGATGATAGTTACAGTATACTATCGGTGCTTGCGGGGAAAACCAGGGATGTACCGAACCAACCGGCTGTCGTGCATAGTTCATCAATCGGCTTTTTCGCCATTCGGAAAGGAGATTGGAAACTAATCGAAGGGCTGGGGTCGGGCGGTTTTACGGAACCCAAAGAAATTAAGCCTAAAGCAGGAGAGCCCGTCGGGCAGTTGTACAACCTCGCCACCGATCAGCTGGAAACCACCAACATGTACCAGCAACATCCCGAAAAAGTAAAGGAATTGACGGATTTGCTGGCGAAAATTAAAGAGGGAAAAGAACAGTATAAGTAG
- a CDS encoding oxidoreductase domain protein (PFAM: oxidoreductase domain protein~KEGG: rec:RHECIAT_PC0000298 putative oxidoreductase protein) — MKEDSIINRRDFVGKAATAVAGFMIVPRFVLGGKRPDGTKYLAPSDVISLGFIGTGKQGKGLMSSFLGTNEARIIAISEVYKAKAQQGLDRIKAHYEKNPQSGKYADIPVYTDFRELLARKDVDAVVIATPDHWHAAMAVRAAQAGKDIYCEKPLALTVKEGRAMVDAARKYNRVFQTGSMQRSWPEFRQTAELIRNGYIGEVKTIKVNVGPPPTAYDLPAEPIPDGLDWSKWLGPNEPVAFNSELAPPLSKDVFPNWRNYREFGGGMVTDWGAHMFDIVQWALDMDNSGPVEVIAPDGKDHPFLTYKYDNGIVMTHEKWDWNNAIHFVGTEGEIKVQRRKIETTPVSLATKEIGETEKHVHHSDNHYKDFLDAMRKRSKPICDVEVGHRTASVCNIGNIAYRLNRSLQWNPKKEQFKNDAEANALLGRPMKNEWGIKL; from the coding sequence ATGAAAGAAGATAGCATCATTAATCGCCGGGATTTTGTTGGGAAAGCCGCCACCGCTGTGGCCGGGTTTATGATCGTTCCCCGGTTTGTATTGGGCGGCAAACGCCCTGACGGTACCAAATACCTGGCACCCAGCGATGTCATTTCACTGGGTTTCATCGGTACCGGCAAGCAGGGGAAAGGCCTGATGTCATCGTTTCTGGGTACGAACGAAGCCCGGATCATCGCCATCAGCGAAGTCTACAAAGCCAAAGCACAGCAGGGCTTGGATCGGATTAAAGCCCATTACGAAAAGAATCCCCAATCCGGCAAGTACGCCGATATTCCGGTCTATACCGATTTTCGGGAGTTGCTGGCCCGTAAAGATGTCGATGCCGTCGTGATTGCTACACCCGACCATTGGCACGCGGCTATGGCCGTTCGGGCGGCTCAGGCCGGAAAAGATATTTACTGCGAAAAGCCATTGGCCTTGACCGTGAAAGAAGGTCGGGCGATGGTCGATGCGGCCCGCAAATACAATCGGGTGTTCCAAACAGGAAGTATGCAGCGGTCGTGGCCCGAGTTTCGGCAAACGGCCGAGCTGATCCGTAACGGCTACATCGGCGAAGTGAAAACTATTAAAGTGAACGTCGGTCCCCCGCCAACGGCCTATGATCTACCCGCCGAACCTATTCCGGATGGACTGGACTGGAGCAAATGGCTGGGGCCCAATGAACCCGTTGCGTTTAACTCGGAATTAGCGCCCCCGCTCTCGAAAGATGTGTTTCCTAACTGGCGCAACTACCGGGAGTTCGGCGGAGGTATGGTGACCGACTGGGGTGCCCATATGTTCGACATTGTGCAGTGGGCGCTGGATATGGACAACAGTGGACCGGTAGAAGTGATAGCACCCGATGGCAAAGACCACCCGTTCCTAACCTATAAATATGACAACGGCATTGTGATGACTCACGAAAAATGGGACTGGAACAACGCCATCCACTTCGTCGGCACCGAAGGTGAAATTAAAGTACAGCGGAGAAAGATCGAAACAACACCAGTATCACTGGCCACCAAAGAGATCGGAGAAACCGAAAAGCATGTCCATCACAGCGACAATCATTACAAGGATTTTCTGGATGCCATGCGCAAGCGTAGTAAGCCCATTTGCGATGTTGAAGTGGGTCATCGCACGGCTTCGGTTTGTAACATCGGCAACATTGCGTACCGGCTTAATCGCTCGCTGCAATGGAATCCGAAGAAAGAGCAGTTTAAAAACGATGCCGAAGCCAACGCGCTCCTCGGTCGCCCCATGAAAAATGAGTGGGGTATTAAGCTTTAG
- a CDS encoding cytochrome c class I (PFAM: cytochrome c class I~KEGG: mfa:Mfla_1432 cytochrome c, class I) encodes MIGTMALSAFIYACKVQMATNTPAGSSASVAAAPAVDKDTTLPLAPFAITPLTPEQSQQAFVLPPGYHMELVASEPMITEPVAIAWDGNARMYVAQMETYTQDADGTGTKDKKSRVMLLEDTNNDGKMDKSSVFIKDLMLPRMILCVNHELLVNETDTYDISSYKDTNGDGVADEKRAVYTVGKVAPGNLEHQRSGLVWNLDNYIYQTVDPIRFRYVGGMLKPDSLHSGSNGQWGLTHDNYGRLFYSRGGGENAGSGFQINPKYGALEFADAYNEETFSPVWSRISNPEVQGGPPRLRPDSTLNHFTSGNGQSIFRGDRLPADLVGDYLINEPVARIIRRAKVVNRDGKTYLENVYKHKEFIASTDFFFRPVNTYTGPDGLLYIIDMNRGIIQESNWTKKGTFLRNKIDQYDLAKVNQRGRIWRLVHDGYKPGPKPHMLDVPATDLVKHLDHPNGWWRDNAQKQIVLLGDKSVVPVLKQMAGGQNGASALGRLHALWTLEGLDAIDKDMLYTALKDSDAQMRRAAVWISERYLKQNDGDMIARVGSLANDPNYDVKTQLILSLGANKNERARQIVQDILARNSGNEMLARAKNSIDRNEDAKVYGMKLGAFAAADRKLIVSGSEIYKGMCSPCHGGDGNGLPTNAAPALRGAKHVNNDRDYAIRILLHGLKGPIEGKEYPSEMASMKDNTDEWIASVVSYIRYEFVGTSTRAIKGRQSAVVQPEDVKKVREAYASSRGAWTIDELEKQLLPTTTLK; translated from the coding sequence ATGATTGGCACAATGGCTTTATCCGCGTTCATCTATGCGTGTAAAGTGCAGATGGCAACGAACACGCCAGCCGGTAGCTCCGCTTCGGTGGCGGCTGCCCCTGCCGTCGATAAAGATACCACACTGCCGCTGGCTCCGTTTGCCATTACGCCCTTAACGCCCGAGCAAAGCCAGCAGGCGTTTGTGTTGCCCCCCGGTTATCATATGGAACTGGTGGCCAGCGAGCCGATGATTACCGAACCCGTTGCCATTGCCTGGGACGGTAATGCCCGGATGTATGTGGCCCAGATGGAAACTTATACGCAGGACGCCGACGGCACCGGGACGAAGGATAAAAAAAGCCGGGTGATGTTGCTGGAAGACACCAACAACGACGGCAAAATGGATAAAAGCTCGGTGTTCATCAAAGACCTGATGCTGCCGCGCATGATCCTGTGCGTCAACCACGAGCTGCTTGTCAACGAAACCGATACCTACGATATTTCCAGCTATAAAGACACCAACGGCGATGGTGTTGCCGATGAAAAACGGGCCGTGTATACCGTTGGGAAAGTGGCACCCGGTAACCTCGAACACCAGCGCAGCGGACTGGTCTGGAACCTCGACAACTACATCTACCAGACCGTTGATCCCATTCGTTTCCGGTATGTGGGCGGGATGCTCAAACCCGATTCTCTGCATAGCGGCTCCAATGGTCAGTGGGGATTGACACACGATAACTACGGTCGGTTATTTTACAGCCGGGGCGGGGGCGAAAACGCCGGTTCGGGCTTTCAGATCAACCCGAAATACGGAGCGCTGGAGTTTGCCGATGCCTATAACGAAGAAACGTTTAGCCCCGTCTGGTCGCGGATTTCCAATCCTGAAGTGCAGGGTGGTCCGCCCCGCTTACGTCCCGACAGTACGCTGAATCACTTTACATCGGGAAATGGCCAGTCTATTTTCCGGGGCGACCGCCTTCCGGCCGATCTGGTAGGCGATTACTTAATCAACGAACCCGTCGCGCGGATTATCCGCCGGGCTAAGGTCGTGAACCGGGACGGGAAGACCTACCTGGAGAATGTCTATAAACACAAGGAATTCATCGCCAGCACCGACTTCTTTTTCCGGCCTGTCAATACCTACACCGGCCCGGATGGTTTGCTGTATATCATCGATATGAACCGGGGGATCATACAGGAGTCCAACTGGACGAAAAAAGGGACGTTCCTTCGGAATAAAATCGACCAGTATGACCTCGCCAAAGTCAACCAGCGGGGCCGCATCTGGCGCTTGGTACACGACGGTTATAAACCCGGCCCTAAACCCCATATGCTCGACGTTCCGGCAACTGATCTGGTAAAGCACCTGGATCACCCCAACGGCTGGTGGCGGGACAATGCCCAGAAACAAATCGTACTACTCGGCGATAAGTCGGTGGTACCAGTGCTGAAACAGATGGCTGGTGGTCAGAACGGGGCTTCGGCTCTGGGACGCCTGCACGCTTTATGGACGCTGGAAGGGCTGGACGCCATTGATAAAGACATGCTCTATACGGCTCTCAAAGATTCCGATGCCCAAATGCGACGGGCGGCTGTCTGGATCAGCGAACGCTATCTCAAACAGAATGACGGCGATATGATTGCCCGCGTAGGCAGTCTGGCAAACGATCCGAATTACGACGTAAAAACGCAATTGATTCTGTCGCTGGGAGCCAATAAAAATGAACGGGCCCGCCAGATTGTTCAGGATATTCTGGCTCGGAATTCGGGTAATGAAATGCTGGCCCGCGCCAAAAACAGCATCGACCGAAACGAAGATGCCAAGGTATACGGCATGAAACTGGGCGCTTTTGCGGCAGCAGACCGGAAACTGATTGTGAGTGGCAGTGAAATCTACAAAGGCATGTGTTCGCCTTGCCACGGGGGCGATGGTAACGGTTTGCCCACCAACGCAGCACCGGCCTTACGGGGAGCTAAACACGTGAACAACGACCGGGATTATGCCATTCGGATTTTGCTGCACGGCCTGAAAGGACCAATTGAGGGGAAAGAGTACCCCAGCGAAATGGCCTCTATGAAAGATAACACCGACGAATGGATTGCCTCGGTCGTTAGCTACATCCGCTACGAATTTGTCGGCACATCGACCCGCGCCATAAAAGGACGGCAATCGGCGGTGGTTCAGCCGGAGGATGTCAAAAAAGTACGGGAAGCATATGCATCATCGCGCGGAGCCTGGACGATTGACGAGCTGGAAAAACAACTCCTGCCAACAACGACGCTGAAGTAG
- a CDS encoding hypothetical protein (KEGG: ACER1, ASAH3; alkaline ceramidase 1 ; K01441 N-acylsphingosine amidohydrolase), translating to MPSPTLYKLLIRSFLLTLGMLVIWWGLDSFFNGTVWAGMVVSKSALVVEYCEFNNVARFFHQPMNTYSNLAYFFFGVLILQIGIDDHKNQGLKIQNRLESFPALSALMGICFVYLSFGSAFFHASLTWIGQRVDMNGTYGITLVLVSIALYHVLYKIRLTQLVKNVWITALVIVILLFLKIALLISSSILLPSLILALLVCIAVNYLQFRRKRSILLGIASLVLMVVAVRFRTLDVQKIGCDPHSLIQGHSIWHLLTALSSVCSYSFFRFAKP from the coding sequence ATGCCATCCCCAACGCTCTACAAACTCCTTATTCGATCGTTTCTCCTGACGCTGGGTATGCTCGTTATCTGGTGGGGACTCGATTCGTTTTTCAACGGTACAGTCTGGGCGGGAATGGTGGTGAGCAAATCGGCGCTGGTGGTTGAGTACTGCGAATTCAATAACGTAGCGCGGTTTTTCCACCAGCCCATGAATACGTATTCCAATCTGGCGTATTTCTTCTTTGGTGTCCTGATTCTGCAAATCGGTATCGATGATCACAAAAACCAGGGCCTGAAAATTCAGAACCGGCTGGAATCATTTCCCGCGCTCTCGGCCCTAATGGGTATCTGCTTTGTGTATTTAAGTTTTGGCAGTGCTTTTTTCCACGCATCGCTGACATGGATAGGGCAGCGCGTCGACATGAACGGCACCTACGGGATTACGCTCGTTCTGGTTAGTATTGCGTTGTATCATGTGTTGTATAAAATTAGATTGACGCAACTCGTTAAAAACGTCTGGATCACTGCTTTAGTCATTGTAATCCTCCTGTTTTTGAAAATTGCTCTATTGATTTCCAGCTCCATTCTGTTGCCTTCGTTAATTCTGGCGCTGCTGGTTTGTATAGCGGTAAACTATTTACAGTTCAGGAGAAAACGCTCGATTCTGTTAGGCATTGCCAGCCTGGTGCTTATGGTGGTTGCCGTTCGTTTTCGCACGCTGGATGTGCAGAAAATTGGCTGCGACCCGCATTCACTAATACAGGGCCATTCCATCTGGCATTTACTGACGGCACTGAGCAGCGTTTGCAGTTATTCGTTTTTCCGATTTGCGAAACCCTAG